One stretch of Cryptococcus neoformans var. neoformans B-3501A chromosome 5, whole genome shotgun sequence DNA includes these proteins:
- a CDS encoding hypothetical protein (HMMPfam hit to Acyl_transf_1, Acyl transferase domain, score: 282.2, E(): 8.2e-82; HMMPfam hit to MaoC_dehydratas, MaoC like domain, score: 118.9, E(): 1.2e-32), with translation MAALFSSAAPMRPLVLHDAATRVSVHVPASPLSAWVTSQVVAQDFQDSIVGQHTPAPVADEDEEPSAPSVEPQVKLLAQFLSFVADRAVQDASHELSEVLLAAYNRFNELFLSTTNVHSLVQSFDPETRAEILKAYFKAFATAREQLGDKVQIALPSALLEAAKDGSTELYALFGGQGVNEHYFGELQLLYDTYTPFVAPIISEITDLLISLGHKADNDGYTYYSQGLDLLSWLDGSSPQPSVEYFASIPLSLPLIGVAQLAQYVISCRVTDISPAEMRERFKGATGHSQGIVSAVAIASSNSWSSLYENILKAVKQLFYIGLRGQEGFPLLAIDPKIVSDSVENNEGVPTPMLSINGLGLKALEGHIKKVNSHLASNSQIGISLHNGPTNFVVTAPAKALYGLVTALRKVMAPAGLDQSKVPFSKRKAVFTMRFLPVNVPYHSHYLEGATQKVEKDLGEELWDAKALGMAIYHTEDGSDLRSSEISLTTSLCDQIFTRPIHWVKACNFPSTATHAVDFGPGGNSGIGPLTGRAIEGRGVRIVVVGEKGKAAAEFYDATKIRREPVWAKEWSPKLVKTLDGKVHIDTPFSRLLGKPPIMVAGMTPSTVGANLVAATLDAGYHIELAGGGHYNPKALRAKVAEIQRRVKPGVGITLNALYINQRQFSFQFPLWQEMRKEGLPIEGFCVAAGIPSSEKATEIITALKEAGIKHIAFKPGSVEGIRQVVNIAAANPDYPIIMQWTGGRAGGHHSCEDFHQPIIATYPAIRQNPNISLIAGSGFGGAEDVWPYLSGEWSVKMFGLQPMPFDGVLYASRVMVAKEADTSASVKQLIVDAPGVDDAQWEGTYDRPTGGILTVRSELGEPIHKIATRGVKLWREFDDTVFAQPREKRAAWLENKRDYVIDRLNKDFNKPWFGEKSDGTVVADIGKMTYEEITKRMVRLMYIAKQDRWIDVSLRNLVGDWLRRVEERFAGVDGIRTKESLLQSFSDLDKPLPTIESFFGTYPRAKSQLVAAEDKAFFLAICQRPGQKPVPFIPILDNNFEVWFKKDSLWAAEDVEAVFDQDPQRVCILQGPMAVKHATVVDEPIKDMLGNIEALLVKKILKEFYNNDESKVPEIDFIGAKPGKPKAGLVSESVSGDVRTLKVGKNVPALDDWLEVVAGANVSWLRAALTSVNVVQGAGYISNPFRRIFSPRAGQTVVIKSENGKAVSVTVYGAARSFGPHAADFKAVELTFNSNTNAMSLIMYEERRGVSVPLHFAFAYHPEQGYAPIHEVVEGRNKSIKDFYWRLWFGDDEKLPSLKLDTTFTCDESKVDALAVQRFCDVVGNQGEAFKSARNEKIMAPMDFAIVLGWQSVMKAIFPDDINGDLLKLVHLSNGFRMMDGVAPLRAGDACSAEARVVSVINSDSGKTVKVKGYVLRGGEPVIEISSSFLYRGKFTDYENTFETIDEDDYVVELSKPTSVGILQAKPWFEWDDDSVPLDVGTTLTFKTKSELRYKDKSTFSSVKISGAAFIRDSTKALIQVATIDYEAHNLQGNPVIEYLKRHGTAVGKPTPLENGYSLIEDPTAAVFTTPATNEPYSKISGDFNPIHVNPYFSDLASLPGTITHGMWSSAATRKYLESVVADNHPERVVSYQVGFVGMVLPGDEIQVKLTHTAMRDGKKVVKVEAFNQRGEKVIDGSAEVLQPPTTYVFTGQGSQEVGMGMELYNNSEVARAVWDVADAHLTSTYGFSIVDIVKNNPKELTIHFGGIKGQAIRQRYMDLTYDIIDENGRVKTLPLFGDIDLYTTSYTFSHPQGLLFATQYTQIALVVTEKAAFDDMKAKGLIDQNAAFAGHSLGEYSALAAIADVLPISSLADVVFFRGITMQRAVQRDAEGKSQYAMMAANPSRVGKTFNEMALREIVDTISQQKSVLLQIVNLNVANQQYVCAGELRALATLTNVLNMLKIQKIDLEKLSTMMSIEEVKEKLGEIIEGCWDMMKEKEEKDGSVILDRGFATIPLPGIDVPFHSRYLWPGVLSFRNYLVKKIDPSQLNPDRLIGKYIPNLIAEPFEVSKAYVQKIFDQTASPRMETVLNNWEKEAWESPSQRQRLAYNILTECLAYQFASPVRWIETQDVLFTYAKFERLIEVGPSPVLSGMATRTLKAKYEAQDGAISLQRQILCHAKNQKEVYYAFEDEAADEAPAAAAASTSAAPAPVAAPVAAAPAPVAASAGPAAAVEDVPPKAVDTVRIIVAQKLKKQVSEVPLSKSLKELSGGKSTLQNEILGDLQVEFASAPEKGEDLPLDELGAALSVGYAALGKHSMALTNRMVASKFPGGFNITAARAHLNKQWGLGPLRTDSALFFGILNEPPKRLGSEAEAKAFLDQLAQSYASYSGISLSSGAAAGGAGGAAGGGAVMNSEEFDKFVLKQEEHAQREIELLSRYLGKDPREGEKKADEEKATAEELQAKLDAIKLEHGDAYIDGITPVFSALKARTFDSSWNWVRQSSIQLFYDIIHGDLDPSTVFNDPPRYRSNA, from the exons ATGGCcgccctcttctcttccgcaGCGCCGATGCGCCCCCTCGTCCTCCACGACGCCGCAACGCGCGTCTCCGTACACGTCCCAGCCTCTCCGCTCTCCGCCTGGGTCACATCCCAGGTAGTCGCCCAGGACTTCCAGGACTCCATCGTCGGCCAACACACGCCCGCTCCCGTCGCcgacgaggacgaagagcCCAGTGCGCCCTCCGTTGAGCCCCAGGTCAAGCTCCTCGCCCAGTTCTTGAGCTTTGTCGCCGACAGGGCCGTCCAAGATGCCTCTCATGAACTTTCAGAGGTGCTGCTCGCTGCCTACAACAGGTTCAACgagctcttcctttccaccaccaacGTCCACTCTCTCGTCCAGTCCTTCGACCCCGAGACCCGAGCAGAGATCCTCAAGGCTTACTTCAAGGCCTTTGCGACTGCCAGGGAGCAGCTCGGTGACAAGGTGCAGATCGCTCTCCCTTCGGCTCTTCTCGAGGCTGCCAAGGATGGCAGCACAGAGCTTTACGCTTTGTTCGGTGGCCAGGGTGTCAACGAA CACTACTTTGGCGAGCTCCAGTTGCTCTATGATACTTACACGCCTTTCGTCGctcccatcatctctgaGATTACCGACTTGTTGATCTCTCTCGGCCACAAGGCTGACAACGACGGCTACACCTACTATTCTCAAGGCCTCGACCTCCTCTCGTGGCTCGAcggctcttctcctcaacctaGTGTCGAGTACTTTGCCTCTATccccctttctcttccccttaTTGGTGTCGCCCAGCTTGCGCAATACGTCATTTCTTGCCGAGTCACTGACATCTCCCCAGCGGAGATGCGAGAAAGGTTCAAGGGTGCCACCGGTCACTCTCAAGGTATCGTCTCTGCTGTCGCCATCGCTTCCTCCAACAGCTGGTCTAGCTTGTACGAGAACATTCTCAAGGCTGTGAAGCAGCTCTTTTACATTGGTCTCCGAGGCCAAGAGggcttccctctcctcgctATCGACCCCAAGATCGTTTCTGACTCTGTCGAGAACAACGAAGGTGTCCCCACTCCTATGCTTTCCATCAACGGTCTCGGCCTCAAGGCGCTCGAGGGCCACATCAAAAAGGTCAACTCTCACCTTGCTTCCAACTCTCAAATCGGCATTTCCCTCCACAACGGACCTACCAACTTTGTCGTTACCGCCCCTGCCAAGGCACTCTACGGTCTTGTCACCGCTCTCAGAAAGGTCATGGCCCCTGCCGGTCTCGACCAGAGCAAGGTTCCTTTCTCTAAGCGAAAGGCTGTTTTCACTATGAGGTTCTTGCCTGTCAACGTTCCTTACCACAGCCACTACCTTGAAGGTGCTACCCagaaggttgagaaggacTTGGGCGAGGAATTGTGGGATGCCAAGGCTTTAGGTATGGCCATCTACCACACTGAGGACG GCTCTGACCTCCGATCCTCCGAAATCTCTCTCACCACTTCTCTTTGTGACCAGATCTTCACCAGGCCCATCCACTGGGTCAAGGCTTGTAACTTCCCTTCTACTGCCACCCATGCTGTCGACTTTGGACCCGGTGGTAACAGTGGTATCGGACCTCTTACTGGCCGTGCCATTGAAGGCCGAGGTGTCAGGATTGTCGTCGTTGGtgaaaagggcaaggcCGCTGCCGAGTTCTACGACGCTACCAAGATCCGACGTGAACCTGTCTGGGCCAAGGAATGGTCTCCCAAGCTCGTCAAGACTCTTGACGGCAAGGTCCACATTGacactcccttctcccgATTGCTCGGTAAACCTCCCATCATGGTTGCCGGTATGACCCCCTCCACCGTCGGCGCCAACCTTGTGGCTGCCACTCTTGACGCCGGTTACCACATTGAACTTGCCGGTGGTGGTCACTACAACCCCAAGGCTCTTCGAGCCAAGGTCGCTGAAATCCAGAGGCGGGTCAAGCCCGGAGTTGGTATCACACTCAACGCTTTGTACATTAACCAGCGACAATTCTCCTTCCAGTTCCCTCTCTGGCAAGAAATGCGCAAGGAAGGTCTCCCTATCGAAGGTTTCTGTGTCGCTGCCGGTATCCCCTCCTCTGAGAAGGCTACCGAAATTATCACCGCCCTCAAGGAGGCCGGTATCAAGCACATTGCCTTCAAGCCCGGATCCGTTGAAGGTATCAGGCAGGTCGTCAACATTGCCGCTGCCAACCCAGACTaccccatcatcatgcaGTGGACCGGTGGTCGTGCCGGTGGTCACCACTCTTGTGAAGACTTCCACCAGCCTATCATCGCTACTTACCCTGCGATCAGACAGAACCCCAACATCAGCTTGATTGCCGGCTCCGGTTTCGGTGGTGCCGAAGATGTCTGGCCTTA CCTTTCCGGTGAATGGTCCGTCAAGATGTTCGGTCTCCAGCCTATGCCCTTCGATGGTGTCCTTTACGCCTCCCGAGTCATGGTCGCCAAGGAAGCTGACACCAGCGCTTCCGTCAAGCAGCTCATCGTTGACGCTCCCGGTGTTGACGACGCCCAGTGGGAAGGTACCTACGACAGGCCCACCGGTGGTATCCTCACCGTCAGATCCGAGCTCGGCGAGCCCATCCACAAGATTGCCACCCGAGGTGTCAAGCTCTGGAGAGAGTTTGACGACACCGTCTTTGCCCAGCccagggagaagagggctGCTTGGCTCGAGAACAAGCGTGACTATGTCATTGACAGGCTTAACAAGGACTTTAACAAGCCTTGGTTCGGCGAGAAGTCTGACGGCACTGTCGTTGCCGACATTGGCAAGATGACATACGAGGAGATTACCAAGAGGATGGTCAGGTTGATGTACATCGCCAAGCAGGACAGATGGATCGACGTTTCTCTCCGAAACCTTGTCGGCGACTGGTTGAGGCGAGTTGAAGAGAGATTCGCTGGCGTCGACGGTATCCGCACCAAGGAGTCCCTTCTCCAGTCCTTCTCCGACCTCGACAAGCCCTTGCCTACTATCGAGTCTTTCTTTGGCACTTACCCTCGAGCCAAGTCTCAGCTTGTCGCTGCCGAGGACAaggccttcttccttgccatctGTCAACGACCCGGCCAGAAGCCCGTTCCTTTCATCCCTATCCTCGACAACAACTTTGAGGTGTGGTTCAAGAAGGACTCTCTCTGGGCTGCCGAAGATGTTGAAGCCGTCTTCGACCAAGACCCCCAGAGAGTCTGTATCCTCCAAGGCCCCATGGCCGTCAAGCACGCTACTGTTGTTGACGAACCCATCAAGGACATGCTTGGCAACATTGAAGCTCTCTTGGTCAAGAAGATCTTGAAGGAGTTCTACAACAATGACGAGAGCAAGGTTCCCGAGATTGACTTTATCGGCGCCAAACCCGGTAAGCCCAAGGCTGGTCTCGTTTCCGAGTCCGTCTCTGGCGACGTCAGGACCCTCAAGGTCGGCAAGAACGTCCCCGCTCTTGACGACTGGCTCGAGGTCGTTGCGGGTGCCAACGTTAGCTGGCTTCGTGCTGCTTTGACCTCTGTCAACGTCGTCCAGGGAGCTGGCTACATCTCCAACCCCTTCAGGAGAATCTTCAGCCCCCGAGCTGGCCAGACTGTCGTGATCAAGTCTGAGAACGGCAAGGCTGTCTCTGTCACCGTTTACGGTGCAGCCAGGTCTTTCGGTCCTCACGCGGCCGACTTCAAGGCTGTCGAGCTCACTTTCAACTCCAACACTAACGCCATGTCTCTCATCATGTACGAGGAGCGACGAGGTGTCTCTGTCCCTCTCCATTTCGCCTTTGCTTACCACCCCGAGCAAGGCTACGCCCCCATCCACGAAGTCGTTGAAGGTAGGAACAAGTCCATCAAGGACTTTTACTGGAGGCTCTGGTTCGGCGACGACGAAAAGTTGCCCTCTCTCAAGCTTGACACTACCTTCACTTGTGATGAGAGCAAGGTCGATGCCTTGGCCGTCCAGAGGTTCTGTGACGTTGTCGGCAACCAGGGTGAGGCGTTCAAGTCTGCTAGGAACGAGAAAATCATGGCTCCTATGGACTTTGCCATCGTCCTCGGCTGGCAG TCCGTCATGAAGGCCATTTTCCCTGATGACATTAACGGTGACCTTCTCAAACTTGTTCACCTTTCCAACGGTTTCCGAATGATGGATGGTGTTGCGCCTCTCCGAGCTGGCGACGCTTGCTCTGCCGAGGCACGTGTTGTCTCTGTCATCAACTCTGACAGCGGCAAGACTGTCAAGGTGAAGGGTTACGTTCTCCGTGGCGGCGAGCCCGTTATCGAGAtcagctcttccttcctctaccGAGGCAAGTTCACCGACTACGAGAACACCTTTGAGACTATCGACGAGGATGACTACGTCGTTGAGCTTTCCAAGCCCACTTCTGTTGGTATCCTCCAGGCGAAGCCTTGGTTCGAATGGGATGATGACTCGGTTCCCCTCGATGTCGGTACCACCCTTACTTTCAAGACAAAGTCTGAATTGAGGTACAAGGACAAGTCCACCTTCAGCTCTGTCAAGATCAGCGGCGCCGCTTTCATCAGGGACAGCACCAAGGCCCTCATTCAGGTTGCCACCATCGATTACGAGGCCCACAACTTGCAGGGTAACCCAGTCATTGAGTACCTCAAGCGACACGGTACTGCCGTCGGCAAGCCCACTCCCTTGGAGAATGGCTACTCCCTTATCGAGGACCCTACCGCCGCCGTCTTCACCACCCCTGCCACCAACGAGCCTTACTCCAAGATCTCTGGTGACTTTAACCCCATCCACGTCAACCCCTACTTCTCCGACCTTGCTTCTTTGCCTGGTACCATCACTCACGGCATGTGGTCTTCTGCTGCCACCCGAAAGTACCTCGAGAGCGTCGTTGCCGACAACCACCCCGAGCGAGTCGTTTCTTACCAGGTCGGCTTTGTCGGTATGGTCTTGCCTGGTGATGAGATCCAAGTCAAGCTTACCCACACCGCTATGAGGGACGGTAAGAAGGTCGTCAAGGTTGAGGCCTTCAATCAGCGTGGTGAGAAGGTTATCGACGGTTCCGCCGAGGTTCTTCAACCCCCTACCACTTATGTCTTCACCGGCCAAGGCTCTCAAGAGGTTGGTATGGGTATGGAGTTGTACAACAACTCTGAGGTTGCCCGCGCCGTCTGGGACGTTGCCGATGCGCACCTTACTTCCACTTATGGTTTCTCCATCGTTGACATTGTCAAGAATAACCCTAAGGAGCTTACCATCCATTTCGGTGGTATCAAGGGTCAGGCCATCAGGCAGAGGTACATGGACCTCACCTACGACATCATTGACGAGAACGGTCGAGTTAAGACCTTGCCCTTGTTCGGTGACATTGACCTCTACACCACTTCTTACACCTTCTCCCACCCTCAAGGTCTCCTTTTCGCTACCCAGTACACTCAGATTGCGCTCGTCGTTACTGAGAAGGCTGCGTTCGACGACATGAAGGCCAAGGGCTTGATTGACCAGAACGCCGCTTTCGCTGGTCATTCCCTTGGTGAATACTCTGCTCTTGCTGCTATCGCCGATGTCcttcccatctcatctcttgcCGatgtcgtcttcttccgagGCATCACCATGCAACGTGCTGTCCAGCGTGATGCCGAGGGCAAGTCTCAGTACGCGATGATGGCTGCCAACCCCTCTCGAGTTGGCAAGACTTTCAACGAGATGGCTTTGCGAGAGATTGTCGACACTATCAGCCAGCAAAAGTCTGTTCTCCTCCAAATTGTCAACCTCAACGTTGCCAACCAGCAATACGTCTGCGCTGGTGAACTTCGTGCTCTCGCTACCCTTACCAACGTGCTCAACATGCTCAAGATCCAGAAGATCGACCTAGAGAAGCTTAGCACAATGATGAGCATTGAGGAAGTTAAGGAGAAGTTGGGTGAGATTATTGAGGGCTGTTGGGAcatgatgaaggagaaagaggagaaggacggtTCTGTCATCCTTGACCGAGGTTTCGCCACCATTCCTTTGCCCGGTATCGATGTGCCTTTCCACTCTAGGTACCTCTGGCCCGGAGTTCTCTCTTTCAGGAATTATCTtgtcaagaagattgaCCCCTCTCAACTCAACCCTGACAGGTTGATCGGCAAATACATCCCTAACTTGAT CGCCGAGCCCTTCGAGGTTTCCAAGGCTTACGTCCAGAAGATCTTTGACCAGACCGCTTCTCCCCGAATGGAGACAGTCCTCAATAactgggagaaggaggcttGGGAATCCCCCTCCCAAAGGCAACGATTGGCTTACAACATCTTGACCGAATGTCTTGCTTACCA ATTCGCCTCCCCTGTGAGATGGATTGAGACTCAGGACGTTTTGTTCACCTACGCCAAGTTCGAGAGGTTAATCGAGGTCGGCCCTAGCCCCGTCCTTTCTG GTATGGCTACCCGAACCCTCAAGGCCAAGTACGAGGCCCAGGACGGTGCCATCTCTCTTCAACGACAGATCTTGTGTCATGCCAAGAACCAGAAGGAGGTCTACTACGcgtttgaggatgaggctgCTGATGAGGCTCCtgccgccgctgctgcctCTACCTCcgctgctcctgctcctgtGGCTGCGCCTGTTGCCGCTGCCCCCGCTCCTGTTGCCGCTTCTGCCGGtcccgctgctgctgttgaggATGTTCCTCCCAAGGCCGTCGACACTGTCCGAATCATTGTTGCTCagaagctcaagaagcAGGTTAGCGAGGTCCCTCTTAGCAAGTCTCTCAAGGAGCTCTCTGGTGGAAAGTCTACCCTCCAGAACGAGATTCTTGGTGACCTACAAGTTGAGTTCGCCTCCGCCCCTGAAAAGGGTGAGGATCTCCCTCTCGACGAGCTTGGTGCTGCTCTTAGCGTTGGCTACGCCGCTCTCGGCAAGCACTCCATGGCTCTTACCAACCGAATGGTTGCCTCCAAGTTCCCTGGTGGATTCAACATCACCGCCGCTCGAGCCCACCTTAATAAGCAATGGGGTCTTGGTCCCCTCCGAACCGACTCTGCGTTGTTCTTCGGTATCCTTAACGAACCTCCCAAGCGTCTCGGTTCTGAAGCAGAGGCCAAGGCCTTCCTTGACCAGCTTGCTCAGAGCTACGCTTCTTACAGCGGTATCAGCCTCTCATCtggtgctgctgctggtggagCTGGCGGTGCggccggtggtggtgcGGTCATGAACTCTGAAGAGTTTGACAAGTTTGTCCTTAAGCAGGAGGAGCACGCTCAGAGAGAGATCGAGTTGTTGTCAAGATACTTGGGCAAGGACCCTCGAgaaggcgagaagaaggcggacgaggagaag GCTACCGCTGAGGAGCTCCAGGCTAAGCTCGACGCCATCAAGCTCGAGCACGGTGATGCGTACATTGACGGTATTACTCCCGTGTTCTCAGCACTTAAAGCTAGAACATTTGACTCTAGCTGGAACTGGGTTAGACAATCATCCATCCAATTGTTCTACGATATCATCCATGGTGATCTCGACCCTAGCACGGTCTTTAACGACCCTCC GCGATACCGTTCCAACGCATAA
- a CDS encoding hypothetical protein (HMMPfam hit to Cyclin_C, Cyclin, C-terminal domain, score: 106.5, E(): 6.5e-29; HMMPfam hit to Cyclin_N, Cyclin, N-terminal domain, score: 212.2, E(): 9.7e-61) yields MASRNPVVTRRAATRSRNDENAAPQQSVRTKPSISHLGPASKTAAVNVSVAAGKKPVAVKVGAKRTALGGVVVNGKEETEAGKKPLKASGKTVTEARQPLASRQNNAQPTRPIAAIPHRSKATPANVYAPVEAPAKLTVEEDMQMEIDARRSQPVSNAADFATVDEELLDDESEEDDMEEEDEEDWLRMSEEEMVKAQEQLDVVQATFKDDVDMFDTTMVAEYADEIFEHMERLEESVMPNPRYMDFQTEIEWTMRTTLIDWLLQVHLRYHMLPETLWIAVNIVDRFLSTRVVSLVKLQLVGVTAMFIAAKYEEILAPSVEEFVYMTENGYTKDEILKGERIILQTLDFTISSYCSPYSWVRRISKADDYDVQTRTLSKFLMEVTLLDHRFLRCKPSMIAAIGMYLARKMLGGDWNDAFIYYSNFTESQLITGASLLCERLIEPDFESVYVYKKYANKKFLRASTFARDWALTNAANSS; encoded by the exons ATGGCTTCCCGA AATCCCGTCGTCACCCGTCGAGCTGCCACTCGCTCTCGAAATGATGAAAACGCTGCTCCTCAACAATCAGTACGAACCAAGCCCTCAATCTCCCACCTTGGCCCTGCTTCCAAGACTGCGGCTGTCAATGTCTCCGTTGCTGCTGGCAAGAAGCCTGTCGCTGTCAAGGTTGGCGCCAAGAGGACAGCTTTGGGAGGCGTGGTTGTTAACGGTAAGGAAGAAACTGAAGCCGGGAAGAAGCCTT TGAAGGCGAGTGGCAAGACTGTCACCGAAGCTAGACAGCCTCTTGCATCCCGACAGAACAATGCTCAGCCGACACGACCGATTGCCGCCATCCCTCACCGATCCAAAGCCACTCCCGCCAACGTCTATGCTCCAGTAGAGGCTCCTGCTAAGCTTACTGTCGAGGAAGATATGCAGATGGAGATCGATGCTCGACGATCTCAGCCCGTCTCCAACGCTGCTGACTTCGCCACTGTCGATGAGGAGCTCCTCGATGACGAATCcgaagaggatgacatggaggaagaggatgaagaagattggctGAGGATGtctgaagaggagatggtgaaggcGCAAGAACAACTGGACGTTGTGCAGGCGACTTTTAAGGATGACGTTGACATGTTTGACACCACTATGGTTGCCGAGTACGCGGACGAGATTTTCGAGCACATGGAGAGACTTGAGGAAAGTGTTATGCCTAACCCTCGCTACATGGACTTCCAGACTGAGATTGAGTG GACCATGAGGACAACACTTATTGAttggcttcttcaagtGCACCTTCGTTATCACATGCTCCCCGAGACTCTTTGGATCGCTGTCAACATTGTTGACCGATTCCTTTCCACCCGAGTGGTCTCCCTTGTCAAGCTTCAACTTGTCGGTGTCACCGCCATGTTCATCGCTGCCAAGTATGAAGAGATCCTCGCTCCTTCTGTTGAGGAATTTGTCTACATGACTGAGAATGGGTACACCAAGGATGAGATCCTCAAGGGCGAAAGAATCATTCTCCAAACCCTCGATTTCACCATCTCATCTTACTGTTCCCCGTACTCATGGGTCAGGCGAATTTCCAAGGCCGACGATTACGACGTTCAAACTCGAACACTGAGCAAGTTCTTGATGGAGGTCACCCTTTTGGACCACAGGTTCCTCAGATGTAAGCCTAGCATGATCGCTGCCATCGGAATGTATCTCGCCAGGAAGATGTTGGGCGGTGACTGG AATGACGCTTTCATCTACTACTCCAACTTTACCGAATCTCAACTCATCACTGGCGCATCTCTTTTGTGCGAGCGACTTATTGAGCCTGACTTTGAGTCCGTGTACGTTTACAAGAAGTACGCCAACAAGAAGTTCTTGCGAGCGTCTACCTTTGCGCGAGACTGGGCTTTGACCAACGCCGCCAACTC ATCATGA
- a CDS encoding hypothetical protein (Match to ESTs gb|CF188509.1|CF188509, gb|CF188508.1|CF188508; HMMPfam hit to P34-Arc, Arp2/3 complex, 34 kD subunit p34-Arc, score: 377.4, E(): 1.8e-110), whose protein sequence is MILLESHNTIINDVLSDRFERPSRADIQFVDYDNVRFHLSTPSSKTQLLLSMGIQCWPDLVKYGAREHLQNEYQGYFLAEADTEPEYDVSLLIDLERLPESPEERAALISKIAHLKSTAMSSPFFAAFAEQASLQASYKEPAGAQQADLQPSEVKGDLKIVKYREEEAIFIQASHDRVTIIFSTVFKEETDRVYGRVFLQEFVDARRLHSLQNAPQVMYSNREPPLEIRHLPGLKNGEDWGYVTFVLFPRHFANPSQALATINRIQLFRDYLHYHIKCSKAYMHSRMRYRVAEFLKVLNRAKPEIASEKKTASGRTFRSR, encoded by the exons ATGATCCTTTTAGAA TCGCACAACACTATCATCAACGATGTCCTTTCTGACCGTTTCGAGAG GCCCTCTCGAGCAGATATCCAGTTCGTAGACTACGACAATGTCCGATTCCACCTGTCCACCCCGTCATCCAAGactcagcttcttctctccatgGGTATCCAATGCTGGCCTGACCTTGTCAAGTATGGTGCCCGTGAACATCTCCAAAACGAGTACCAAGGCTATTTCCTCGCTGAGGCTGATACAGAGCCTGAGTACGATGTCAGTTTGTTGATTGATTTGGAAAGATTGCCGGAGAGCCCGG AGGAGCGAGCCGCCCTTATCTCCAAAATTGCCCATCTCAAGTCCACCGCAATGtcctctcctttttttgcCGCTTTTGCAGAACAAGCGTCTCTTCAAGCATCTTACAAGGAGCCTGCCGGTGCCCAGCAAGCAGACTTGCAACCATCCGAGGTCAAGGGAGATTTGAAGATTGTGAAGTAccgcgaagaagaagccatcttcatccaagCCAGCCACGATCGAGTGACTATCATATTCTCTACGGTATTTAAGGAGGAGACAGACCGAGTATATGGAAGAGTGTTCTTGCAG GAATTCGTGGATGCTCGAAGGCTGCACAGTCTTCAAAATGCTCCTCAAGTCATGTACTCTAACCGCGAGCCTCCTCTCGAAATCCGACACCTCCCTGGACTCAAGAACGGCGAAGATTGGGGCTATGTCACTTTCG tcctcttccctcgtcACTTTGCAAATCCATCCCAAGCTCTTGCGACTATCAACCGTATCCAGCTCTTCCGCGATTACTTGCACTACCACATCAAGTGCTCCAAGGCATACATGCACTCTCGAATGAGATACAGGGTTGCTGAATTCCTCAAGGTTCTTAATCGAGCGAAGCCTGAGATTGCTagtgagaagaagaccgCTAGCGGTAGGACGTTTAGGTCACGTtag